A section of the Rhodobacter sp. genome encodes:
- a CDS encoding glutathione S-transferase family protein produces the protein MLTIYGTLRSRTTRVVWAAEELGLPYRRETVVFASALPDPQAAGAPLNTASAAFLAVNPMGQLPAMRDGDLCLGESHAICFYMARKAGGPVAPDGAAEEAEALQWAFLAASTIEPQAIEVLYTVMGGTADTAEGKARIAAALDKLVRPMRRIETHLQSHEWLVGGRFTIADIMMEETLRYVAAAPGAFDASPALKAWFDRCQARPGFQRMWTARNAE, from the coding sequence TTGCTCACCATCTACGGAACCCTCCGCTCCCGCACGACGCGCGTTGTCTGGGCGGCCGAGGAACTCGGACTTCCCTATCGCCGTGAAACCGTCGTTTTCGCCAGCGCGCTGCCCGATCCGCAGGCCGCGGGTGCGCCCCTGAACACCGCCTCGGCGGCGTTTCTGGCCGTGAACCCGATGGGCCAGTTGCCCGCCATGCGCGACGGCGACCTGTGCCTTGGCGAATCCCACGCGATCTGCTTCTACATGGCGCGCAAGGCGGGCGGCCCGGTCGCACCCGACGGCGCGGCCGAGGAAGCCGAGGCGCTGCAATGGGCGTTCCTCGCGGCCTCGACCATCGAGCCGCAGGCGATCGAGGTGCTTTACACCGTCATGGGCGGCACCGCCGACACCGCCGAGGGCAAGGCCCGCATCGCCGCCGCGCTGGACAAGCTGGTCCGCCCGATGCGCCGGATCGAGACCCATCTGCAAAGCCATGAATGGCTGGTGGGCGGGCGTTTCACCATCGCCGACATCATGATGGAGGAAACGCTGCGCTATGTCGCCGCCGCGCCGGGGGCCTTTGACGCCTCTCCCGCGCTCAAGGCCTGGTTCGACCGTTGCCAGGCGCGGCCGGGATTCCAGCGCATGTGGACGGCACGCAACGCCGAGTGA
- the lon gene encoding endopeptidase La, producing MTNQSTAYAVLPLRDMVVFPHMIVPLFVGRDKSVRALEAVMREDKQILLVTQIDHAAEDPGTDGMYRVGVLANVLQLLKLPDGTVKVLVEGKARVRITGFVENDQHFEAEAVVLEETPGEPAAVEALTRAVGDDFERYAKIKRNVPEEALTAIADAAEPARLADLAAGHLGVDVARKQELLETLDVAERLEKVYGLMEGEISVLQVERKIKSRVKSQMERTQREYYLNEQMKAIQKELGEGEDGQNELTELEDRIKSTKFSKEAREKAEAELKKLKSMSPMSAEATVVRNYLDWLLALPWGVKSRVKKDLNRAQSILDQDHYSLDKVKERIVEYLAVQSRSAKLKGPILCLVGPPGVGKTSLGRSVAKATGREFIRISLGGVRDESEIRGHRRTYIGSMPGKIIQALKKAKTTNPLILLDEIDKMGQDFRGDPASAMLEVLDPEQNATFVDHYLEVEYDLSDVMFITTANSYNMPGPLLDRMEIIPLAGYTEDEKTEIARRHLMPKALKNHGLKRSELSVSDDALTAVLRYYTREAGVRNFERELSKIARKAVTQIVRKQAKHVDVTAENLSDYLGVPRHRYGLAEKEDQVGVVTGLAWTSVGGDLLQIEALKLPGKGRMKTTGKLGEVMKESIDAASSYVRSISPQIGVKPTKFETMDIHVHVPDGATPKDGPSAGLAMVTAIVSVLTGIPVRKDIAMTGEVTLRGNATAIGGLKEKLLAALRGGITKVLIPVENAKDLPEIPDNVKEGLEIVPVSHVSEVLRHALVRAPEPIDWDEAAEEAAQAARLAQASTAPTATAH from the coding sequence ATGACGAACCAATCCACCGCCTACGCCGTGCTTCCCCTGCGCGACATGGTCGTCTTCCCGCACATGATCGTGCCGCTCTTTGTCGGGCGCGACAAATCCGTGCGTGCGCTCGAGGCGGTGATGCGCGAGGACAAGCAGATCCTCCTGGTCACCCAGATCGATCACGCGGCCGAGGACCCCGGCACCGACGGCATGTATCGTGTCGGCGTGCTGGCCAATGTGCTGCAACTGCTGAAACTGCCGGACGGCACCGTCAAGGTCCTGGTCGAGGGCAAGGCCCGCGTGCGGATCACCGGCTTTGTCGAAAACGACCAGCATTTCGAGGCCGAGGCCGTCGTACTCGAGGAAACGCCCGGCGAGCCCGCCGCGGTCGAAGCGCTGACCCGCGCGGTCGGCGACGATTTCGAACGCTACGCCAAGATCAAGCGCAACGTCCCCGAAGAGGCCCTGACCGCGATCGCCGATGCGGCCGAACCGGCGCGCCTGGCGGATCTTGCCGCCGGTCACCTGGGGGTCGATGTTGCCCGCAAGCAGGAGCTTCTGGAAACGCTGGACGTGGCCGAACGGCTGGAAAAGGTCTATGGCCTGATGGAGGGCGAGATCAGCGTTCTTCAGGTCGAGCGCAAGATCAAGTCGCGCGTCAAGTCGCAGATGGAGCGCACCCAGCGGGAATACTATCTGAATGAGCAGATGAAGGCCATTCAGAAGGAACTGGGCGAGGGCGAGGACGGCCAGAACGAGCTGACCGAGCTTGAGGACCGCATCAAGTCCACCAAATTCTCGAAGGAAGCGCGCGAAAAGGCCGAGGCCGAGCTGAAGAAGCTGAAGTCCATGTCGCCCATGTCGGCCGAGGCCACGGTGGTGCGCAACTATCTGGACTGGCTGCTGGCGCTGCCCTGGGGTGTGAAATCGCGTGTCAAGAAGGATCTGAACCGCGCGCAGTCGATCCTGGATCAGGACCATTACAGCCTGGACAAGGTCAAGGAACGCATCGTCGAATATCTGGCGGTACAGTCGCGTTCGGCCAAGCTGAAGGGGCCGATCCTGTGCCTCGTCGGACCTCCGGGCGTGGGCAAGACCAGCCTGGGCCGGTCGGTCGCCAAGGCCACGGGGCGCGAATTCATCCGCATCTCGCTGGGCGGCGTGCGCGATGAAAGCGAGATCCGCGGCCACCGGCGCACCTATATCGGTTCGATGCCGGGCAAGATCATCCAGGCGCTGAAAAAGGCCAAGACGACGAACCCGCTGATCCTGCTCGATGAAATCGACAAGATGGGTCAGGATTTCCGGGGCGATCCGGCCTCGGCCATGCTCGAGGTGCTGGACCCCGAACAGAACGCGACCTTCGTGGATCACTATCTTGAGGTGGAATACGATCTGTCGGACGTGATGTTCATCACCACGGCGAACAGCTACAACATGCCGGGCCCGCTGCTGGACCGGATGGAGATCATCCCGCTGGCCGGCTACACCGAGGACGAAAAGACCGAGATCGCCCGCCGGCACCTGATGCCCAAGGCGCTGAAGAACCACGGTCTGAAGAGGTCCGAACTCAGCGTGTCGGATGACGCGCTGACGGCGGTGTTGCGGTATTACACCCGCGAGGCCGGGGTGCGGAATTTTGAGCGCGAGCTCAGCAAGATCGCCCGCAAGGCGGTCACCCAGATCGTGCGCAAGCAGGCCAAACACGTCGATGTCACGGCCGAAAACCTGTCTGACTATCTGGGCGTGCCGCGGCACCGCTATGGCCTGGCCGAAAAGGAGGACCAGGTCGGCGTGGTGACGGGGCTGGCCTGGACCAGCGTCGGTGGTGATCTGTTGCAGATCGAGGCGTTGAAATTGCCGGGCAAGGGCCGGATGAAGACCACCGGCAAGCTGGGCGAGGTGATGAAGGAATCGATCGATGCGGCGTCGAGCTATGTGCGCTCGATCAGCCCGCAGATCGGCGTCAAGCCGACCAAGTTCGAGACGATGGATATCCACGTCCACGTTCCCGATGGCGCCACGCCCAAGGACGGCCCTTCGGCCGGTCTGGCGATGGTGACGGCGATCGTTTCGGTGCTGACCGGGATCCCGGTGCGCAAGGACATCGCCATGACAGGCGAGGTCACGCTGCGCGGCAACGCCACCGCCATCGGCGGATTGAAGGAGAAACTGCTGGCGGCGCTCAGGGGCGGCATCACCAAGGTGCTGATCCCGGTCGAAAACGCCAAGGATCTGCCCGAGATCCCCGACAACGTGAAAGAGGGGCTTGAGATCGTGCCCGTCAGCCACGTCAGCGAGGTGCTGCGCCACGCGCTGGTGCGCGCGCCCGAGCCGATCGACTGGGACGAGGCCGCCGAAGAGGCCGCGCAGGCGGCCCGGCTGGCGCAGGCCAGCACGGCCCCGACCGCGACCGCCCACTGA
- the ribD gene encoding bifunctional diaminohydroxyphosphoribosylaminopyrimidine deaminase/5-amino-6-(5-phosphoribosylamino)uracil reductase RibD, which produces MRMALGLAARGLGNVWPNPAVGCVLVRDGAVVGRGWTQPGGRPHAEVRALAQAGAAAQGATAYVTLEPCAHHGQTPPCAAALIAAGVARVVTALTDPDPRVAGRGHAMLRAAGIAVTEGVEAEAATRANLGFLLRVTEGRPLVTLKLALTLDARIATASGESRWITGPEARRRVHLMRARHDAVLVGSGTARADDPDLTVRDLGIDRQPVRIVADSRLGVSPDSRLGRSARQSPVWMLHGPNASASQREGWIARGASLIPCDGDAMGRLDVRQALAELGARGLTRVFCEGGGGLAASLIAAGLVDDLVVFSAGRLFGADGTPGLAGLGMTAIGPRAWAFQGAEPVGEDLLHRWRRLR; this is translated from the coding sequence ATGCGGATGGCGCTGGGGCTTGCGGCGCGCGGGCTGGGCAATGTCTGGCCCAATCCGGCGGTTGGCTGCGTGCTGGTGCGCGACGGCGCGGTGGTCGGACGGGGCTGGACCCAGCCGGGCGGACGCCCCCACGCCGAGGTGCGCGCGCTGGCGCAGGCCGGTGCGGCGGCGCAGGGCGCGACGGCCTATGTGACGCTCGAACCCTGCGCCCATCACGGCCAGACCCCGCCCTGCGCCGCGGCGCTGATTGCCGCCGGCGTGGCGCGGGTGGTCACCGCGTTGACCGACCCCGACCCGCGCGTCGCCGGACGGGGCCACGCGATGCTGCGCGCCGCCGGCATCGCCGTGACCGAAGGGGTCGAGGCCGAGGCCGCCACGCGGGCCAATCTGGGCTTCCTGCTGCGCGTGACCGAGGGGCGCCCGCTGGTGACGCTGAAACTGGCGCTGACGCTCGATGCGCGCATCGCGACGGCCTCGGGCGAGAGCCGGTGGATCACCGGCCCCGAGGCCCGCCGCCGCGTGCATCTGATGCGCGCGCGCCATGACGCGGTTCTGGTCGGCTCGGGCACGGCGCGGGCCGACGACCCCGACCTGACGGTGCGCGACCTGGGGATCGACCGCCAGCCGGTGCGGATCGTGGCGGACAGCCGGCTGGGCGTGTCGCCCGACAGCCGGCTGGGCCGCAGCGCGCGCCAGTCGCCCGTCTGGATGCTGCACGGCCCCAACGCCTCTGCCAGCCAGCGCGAGGGCTGGATCGCCCGCGGGGCGTCGCTGATCCCTTGCGACGGCGATGCGATGGGGCGGCTGGATGTGCGGCAGGCGCTGGCGGAACTGGGCGCGCGCGGTCTGACGCGTGTCTTCTGCGAGGGGGGCGGCGGTCTGGCGGCCAGCCTGATCGCGGCGGGCCTTGTGGATGACCTTGTGGTGTTCAGTGCAGGCCGGCTCTTCGGCGCCGACGGCACGCCCGGGCTTGCGGGGCTGGGCATGACCGCGATCGGACCGCGCGCCTGGGCGTTTCAGGGCGCGGAACCCGTCGGCGAGGACCTTCTGCACCGCTGGCGCCGGTTGCGTTAA